The DNA sequence CGAGCCGGCGCTCCGTAGCCAGGTAGTCGCCGAGGAGCGTCGACCCGTGCGCCGAGAAATGCTGCAGCTGCTGGACGCTCTCCTTCGCCGGCTCCACCGGCACCCGGCGCTCCGCCCAGATCTGCCCGTGCGGATGGGGGTTGCTGCACCCCATCATCGCCCCCTTGTTCTCAAAGATCTGGACATATCCGATGTCGGGGTCGGCGCCGAGCCGCGTGTATTCGTCGACCCACACCTCCACCACGCGGCGGATGTCCGCCACATCCAGCTCGGGCAGGGTCAGATCGTGACGGGGAGAAAAGCAAATCACCCGGCACCGGCCGCTTTCCGATTCGGCCCGAAGGAGCGGATCATCGGATGCCCACGCCGGCGTGCCCGGTTGCAGCGCCGCGAAATCGTTTTCGAACACGAACGTATCGCCATACCGGGGATTGGTCTCGCCGCCCGCCCGGGTATTGCCCGGGCAGAGATAACATCCCGGGTCGTAGGTCGGGCGCTCGTCCGCCGGCACCTCTTCCACCTGCCCCTGCCACGGCCGTTTACCCCGGTGGGGCGATACCAGCACCCATTCGCCCGTCAGCGCATTGCGCCGGCGGTGAACGCCATCGAACAAACCAGGAGATGCCTCAGACACGCTGAACCCGGACTGGAGGAAAAAGGATGCCGGCGATCAGTTGGATCCCCCGGGCAGCGCCTGGCTCAGCCGCTGCAGCGACTTGAGGTCGCGCACCGACTTCACGTTGCGCAGCGCGTCGAGCTGATCGTGCGTGCGGCCGATCGCCGCGTCCAGCCGGGCAATGTCCGTCGACGAGACCTCGCCGGTGGCCTCCGCCTCGTAGCGAAACAGCTTCACGCTCGCCACCAGCAGGTTCACGATCTCCGTCGCGTTGACCATCGTGGCCTGCAGCGCCTTGATGCGCTG is a window from the Rhodothermales bacterium genome containing:
- a CDS encoding UDP-glucose--hexose-1-phosphate uridylyltransferase — its product is MSEASPGLFDGVHRRRNALTGEWVLVSPHRGKRPWQGQVEEVPADERPTYDPGCYLCPGNTRAGGETNPRYGDTFVFENDFAALQPGTPAWASDDPLLRAESESGRCRVICFSPRHDLTLPELDVADIRRVVEVWVDEYTRLGADPDIGYVQIFENKGAMMGCSNPHPHGQIWAERRVPVEPAKESVQQLQHFSAHGSTLLGDYLATERRLGDRLVCENEHFTVLVPYWAFWPFETLVVARRPVPDLARLTADERAALADILKRLTTRYDNLFRVSFPYSAGIHQAPTDGRPHPEWHLHLHFYPPLLRSATVKKFMVGYEMLGNPQRDILPEASAEHLRAMSETHYKPSH